The proteins below are encoded in one region of Qipengyuania sp. HL-TH1:
- a CDS encoding CC_3452 family protein encodes MTSPLPRSINVGVIAAAFAYTSLTFGALLAPTAAEARSNGIFYTVELAQPVAERTTTVAGGVAWICQGTTCVAQKGRSRPLRMCRELQREHGEIAAFTADDKVLEADKLAQCNG; translated from the coding sequence ATGACCTCCCCCCTCCCCCGGTCGATCAATGTCGGCGTTATCGCCGCCGCCTTTGCCTACACTTCGCTCACCTTCGGCGCGCTGCTTGCACCGACCGCTGCCGAAGCCCGCTCCAACGGCATTTTCTACACCGTCGAACTGGCGCAGCCGGTTGCCGAACGGACCACCACCGTGGCCGGCGGCGTCGCCTGGATCTGCCAGGGCACGACCTGCGTCGCCCAGAAGGGCCGCTCGCGGCCGCTGCGCATGTGCCGCGAACTCCAGCGCGAACATGGCGAAATCGCCGCGTTCACCGCGGACGACAAGGTTCTCGAGGCCGACAAGCTGGCGCAGTGCAACGGCTGA
- a CDS encoding HAD-IA family hydrolase produces the protein MQVEAVVFDVGRVLYQWQLAHLFEKIVSDPGRLAKLLDEVVTEEWHFEADAGRALADMVPERIALYPDFEAEIRAYAARFNETIPGPVPGSHALVERLDARGIPLFAITNFGAEFWAGFRPTAPIFDRFGQIVVSGEEKLAKPDPAIFALAQGRFSKPAEAMLFIDDNRANVEAAAACGWQVHHFTQASALEADLASRGLI, from the coding sequence ATGCAGGTTGAGGCCGTCGTATTCGATGTGGGCCGGGTGCTTTACCAATGGCAACTGGCGCATCTGTTCGAGAAGATCGTTTCCGATCCGGGCCGTCTCGCCAAGCTGCTCGACGAAGTGGTGACCGAGGAATGGCACTTCGAGGCCGATGCCGGGCGCGCGCTCGCCGACATGGTCCCCGAACGCATCGCACTCTACCCCGACTTCGAAGCCGAGATCCGCGCCTATGCGGCGCGCTTCAACGAAACCATTCCGGGTCCTGTCCCGGGCAGCCATGCGCTGGTCGAGCGACTCGACGCGCGCGGCATACCGCTATTCGCCATCACCAATTTCGGGGCCGAGTTCTGGGCGGGCTTTCGCCCCACAGCGCCGATCTTCGATCGCTTCGGCCAGATAGTCGTCTCGGGCGAGGAAAAGCTGGCCAAGCCCGACCCGGCGATCTTCGCGTTGGCGCAGGGCCGCTTTAGCAAGCCTGCTGAAGCCATGCTGTTCATCGACGACAACCGCGCCAATGTGGAGGCGGCCGCGGCCTGCGGCTGGCAGGTCCATCATTTCACGCAGGCTTCCGCACTCGAGGCGGATCTCGCGAGTCGCGGGCTGATATGA
- the ykgO gene encoding type B 50S ribosomal protein L36, with product MKIRNSLKSLKARHRDCRVIRRRGRTYVINKTNRRFKARQG from the coding sequence ATGAAGATCCGCAACAGCCTCAAGTCGCTCAAGGCCCGTCATCGCGATTGCCGCGTCATCCGTCGCCGCGGGCGCACCTATGTCATCAACAAGACCAACCGCCGCTTCAAGGCCCGCCAGGGCTAA
- a CDS encoding histidine triad nucleotide-binding protein has product MPIDPTLPFDDDNVFAKILRGEIPSAKVYEDEWAYAFEDINPQAEVHTLVIPKGRYVSWDDFSATASAEEIAGFVRAVGQVARDKGLVEPGYRMMANIGAHGGQEVPHLHVHIFGGEPLGPMIARR; this is encoded by the coding sequence ATGCCGATCGACCCGACGCTGCCCTTCGATGACGACAATGTCTTCGCCAAGATCCTGCGCGGGGAAATCCCCTCGGCCAAGGTCTATGAAGACGAGTGGGCCTATGCCTTCGAGGACATCAACCCGCAGGCCGAAGTGCACACGCTGGTCATTCCCAAGGGGCGTTATGTCAGCTGGGACGATTTCAGCGCCACCGCGAGCGCGGAAGAGATCGCGGGCTTCGTCCGCGCAGTCGGCCAGGTCGCGCGCGACAAGGGGCTCGTCGAACCCGGTTATCGGATGATGGCCAATATCGGCGCGCACGGCGGGCAGGAAGTGCCGCACCTGCATGTCCATATCTTCGGTGGTGAGCCGCTGGGGCCGATGATCGCCCGGCGATAG
- a CDS encoding phosphoribosyl-ATP diphosphatase — MDTLSRLAQTIAQRRAADPSHSYVASLHAKGLPQIARKLGEEGVEAAIATLSGDDGELVGEAADILFHLLVALDARDIDFAEVLAELDRREGVSGIDEKANRSA, encoded by the coding sequence ATGGACACGCTTTCCCGTCTCGCACAGACCATCGCGCAACGCCGCGCGGCCGATCCGTCGCATAGCTATGTCGCCAGCCTTCATGCTAAGGGCCTGCCGCAGATCGCGCGCAAGCTGGGCGAGGAAGGCGTCGAGGCTGCCATTGCGACCCTGTCGGGCGATGACGGAGAACTGGTCGGCGAGGCGGCGGACATCCTCTTCCACCTGCTTGTCGCGCTGGATGCGCGCGACATCGATTTTGCCGAGGTACTGGCCGAACTCGACCGGCGCGAGGGCGTGTCCGGGATCGACGAGAAAGCCAACAGGAGCGCATAA
- the hisF gene encoding imidazole glycerol phosphate synthase subunit HisF — translation MTVRIRVIPCLDVRDGRVVKGVNFVDLRDAGDPVEQAQAYDAAGADELCFLDISASHEGRGTLLDMVRRTAEVCFMPLTVGGGVRSVEDARALLLAGADKVAVNSAAVARPELVREIAEKFGSQCVVASVDARASTSGDVRGWEIYTHGGRKPTGIDAVEHAIRLAELGAGELLVTSMDGDGTKNGYDVDLTRAIADAVSVPVIASGGVGQLDHLVEGVTRGHASAVLAASIFHFGEHTVAEAHAALRAAGLPARG, via the coding sequence ATGACCGTCCGCATCCGAGTCATACCCTGTCTCGACGTCCGCGACGGGCGCGTCGTCAAGGGCGTGAACTTCGTCGACTTGCGCGATGCGGGCGACCCGGTCGAACAGGCGCAGGCCTATGATGCGGCGGGCGCGGACGAGCTCTGCTTCCTCGATATCTCCGCCAGCCACGAGGGGCGCGGGACGCTGCTCGACATGGTTCGCCGTACTGCCGAGGTCTGCTTCATGCCGCTGACCGTGGGCGGCGGCGTGCGCAGCGTCGAGGATGCGCGCGCGCTGCTGCTCGCCGGGGCGGACAAGGTCGCGGTCAACTCGGCGGCGGTGGCGCGCCCCGAACTGGTGCGCGAGATCGCCGAGAAATTCGGCAGCCAGTGCGTCGTCGCCAGCGTCGATGCGCGCGCGTCGACCAGCGGCGATGTGCGCGGCTGGGAAATCTACACGCATGGCGGGCGCAAGCCGACCGGGATCGACGCGGTCGAGCACGCGATCCGGCTGGCCGAGCTCGGGGCCGGCGAACTGCTGGTTACCTCGATGGACGGTGACGGCACCAAGAACGGATATGATGTCGATCTGACTCGCGCGATTGCCGATGCGGTGTCGGTGCCGGTCATCGCCAGCGGAGGCGTCGGCCAGCTCGACCATCTCGTCGAAGGCGTGACGCGCGGCCATGCGAGCGCGGTCCTTGCCGCCTCGATCTTCCATTTCGGCGAACACACCGTGGCCGAAGCGCATGCCGCGCTGCGCGCCGCGGGATTGCCCGCGCGCGGCTGA
- the hisA gene encoding 1-(5-phosphoribosyl)-5-[(5-phosphoribosylamino)methylideneamino]imidazole-4-carboxamide isomerase, with product MIVFPAIDLKNGQVVRLAEGDMDRATVYGDDPAAQAALFAEAGADHLHVVDLDGSFAGSAQNRGAVEAVVAAFPGRVQLGGGIRTSADVEGWFAAGIARIVIGTAALKHPQFVKDMARDYPEAIVVAVDARHGMVATDGWAEVSDVPIADMARRFEDAGVASLLFTDIGRDGMLKGVNIDATVGLARQVDIPVIASGGVKGLTDIDTLAQFAKDGIEGVITGRALYDGRLDLAAALRVATRA from the coding sequence ATGATCGTATTTCCCGCTATCGACCTCAAGAACGGCCAGGTTGTCCGTCTTGCCGAAGGCGATATGGACCGCGCGACCGTCTATGGCGACGATCCTGCTGCGCAGGCCGCCCTCTTTGCCGAAGCCGGTGCGGACCATTTGCATGTGGTCGACCTCGATGGTTCTTTCGCAGGTTCGGCGCAGAACCGCGGCGCGGTCGAGGCGGTCGTTGCCGCGTTCCCCGGACGCGTCCAGCTGGGCGGCGGTATCCGCACGTCCGCCGATGTCGAAGGCTGGTTCGCGGCGGGCATTGCGCGGATCGTGATCGGCACTGCGGCGCTCAAACACCCGCAATTCGTCAAGGACATGGCACGCGACTATCCCGAGGCGATCGTGGTCGCGGTCGACGCACGCCACGGCATGGTCGCGACCGATGGCTGGGCCGAAGTATCCGACGTCCCGATCGCCGACATGGCGCGCCGCTTCGAGGATGCGGGCGTTGCCAGCCTGCTGTTCACCGACATCGGGCGCGACGGAATGCTCAAGGGCGTCAATATCGATGCCACGGTGGGGCTGGCGCGGCAGGTGGACATTCCGGTGATCGCCAGCGGCGGGGTCAAGGGCCTCACCGATATCGATACGCTCGCGCAATTCGCGAAGGATGGCATCGAGGGCGTGATCACCGGCCGGGCGCTCTATGACGGGCGGCTGGATCTGGCCGCTGCGCTACGCGTGGCAACGCGCGCATGA
- the hisH gene encoding imidazole glycerol phosphate synthase subunit HisH produces MGEIVALVDYGAGNLHSVENALRRVGATVKVTADPDVLRAADRIVLPGVGSFRACAEGLRAEHGVIEAMRERVFVGGAPFLGICVGMQLLATRGLEHGETPGLGWIDGAVRKIEPSDISVKVPHMGWNDVAPMPHARGHDVLVGGEAYFLHSYHFKVRHHEDVLAMTDHGGGLVAAVGRDNVVGVQFHPEKSQAYGLDLLSKFLEWKP; encoded by the coding sequence GTGGGTGAAATCGTCGCGCTTGTCGATTACGGCGCGGGCAATCTGCATTCGGTTGAAAACGCGCTGCGCCGGGTTGGGGCGACCGTCAAGGTAACCGCCGATCCCGATGTGCTGCGCGCCGCCGACCGGATCGTGCTGCCCGGCGTCGGCTCGTTCCGGGCCTGTGCCGAGGGACTGCGCGCCGAACATGGCGTGATCGAGGCCATGCGCGAGCGGGTATTCGTTGGCGGGGCGCCCTTCCTCGGCATTTGCGTGGGCATGCAATTGCTCGCCACGCGCGGCCTCGAACATGGCGAAACGCCGGGGCTGGGCTGGATCGACGGGGCGGTGCGCAAGATCGAACCGAGTGATATCAGCGTGAAGGTCCCGCATATGGGCTGGAACGATGTCGCCCCGATGCCGCATGCGCGCGGGCACGATGTGCTGGTTGGCGGCGAGGCCTATTTCCTGCATTCCTACCATTTCAAGGTGCGCCACCACGAAGACGTGCTGGCAATGACCGATCATGGCGGCGGGCTGGTTGCCGCGGTCGGGCGCGACAATGTCGTGGGCGTGCAATTCCATCCCGAAAAGAGCCAGGCCTACGGGCTCGACCTGCTGAGCAAATTCCTCGAATGGAAGCCTTGA
- the hisB gene encoding imidazoleglycerol-phosphate dehydratase HisB: protein MRTGRIERNTAETKILVEIDLDGTGSYQVETGIGFLDHMVEQFAKHSLIDVTMKVDGDLHIDQHHTTEDSALALGQALAAALGDKGGIARYGSAYSPMDETLARVALDISGRPYLVWKAGFSQEKLGEWDTELIEHWFHSVAQTCGLTLHVELLYGSNNHHICEAIYKGFARAMRAAVEVDPRKRGAIPSTKGQLGG from the coding sequence ATGCGTACAGGCCGGATCGAGCGAAACACTGCGGAAACCAAGATCCTCGTCGAGATCGATCTCGACGGGACGGGATCATATCAGGTCGAGACCGGGATCGGCTTTCTCGATCACATGGTCGAACAATTCGCCAAGCATTCGCTGATCGACGTCACGATGAAGGTCGATGGCGACCTCCATATCGACCAGCACCACACCACTGAAGACAGCGCGCTGGCGCTGGGCCAGGCGCTCGCCGCCGCGCTCGGCGACAAGGGCGGGATCGCGCGTTACGGCAGCGCCTATTCGCCGATGGACGAAACGCTGGCGCGCGTCGCGCTCGACATTTCGGGTCGTCCCTATCTCGTGTGGAAGGCCGGGTTCAGCCAGGAAAAGCTCGGTGAATGGGACACCGAGCTGATCGAACACTGGTTCCATTCGGTCGCGCAGACCTGCGGGCTGACGCTGCATGTCGAACTGCTCTACGGCAGCAACAACCACCATATCTGCGAAGCGATCTACAAGGGTTTCGCCCGCGCGATGCGCGCGGCGGTCGAAGTCGATCCGCGCAAGCGCGGCGCAATCCCCAGCACCAAGGGGCAGCTCGGTGGGTGA
- a CDS encoding SspB family protein — MSDDTPDSLIPYDSIVQEALRAVVGRVLGEIEQGGSELPGAHHFYITFKTHAPGVSIPAALRERFPDEMTIVLQNKFWNLNVREDGFAVGLSFNQVPAELDIPYAAITQFVDPAVDFGLQFQATVADMAPAPTEHPDNDGTEQAVGEAVEGADDGSNVVTVDFGRKK; from the coding sequence ATGAGCGACGATACGCCCGACAGCCTGATCCCTTATGATTCCATCGTGCAGGAAGCCCTGCGCGCCGTGGTCGGGCGCGTGCTGGGTGAAATCGAGCAGGGCGGCAGCGAACTGCCCGGCGCGCATCATTTCTACATTACCTTCAAGACCCACGCCCCCGGCGTCTCGATCCCGGCCGCCCTGCGCGAGCGATTCCCCGACGAGATGACCATCGTGCTGCAGAACAAGTTCTGGAATTTGAACGTGCGCGAAGACGGCTTCGCCGTCGGCCTGTCGTTCAACCAGGTCCCCGCCGAACTCGACATTCCCTATGCCGCGATCACGCAATTCGTCGATCCGGCGGTGGATTTCGGACTGCAGTTCCAGGCGACCGTCGCCGACATGGCCCCTGCGCCAACCGAACATCCCGATAACGACGGGACGGAACAGGCGGTAGGCGAAGCCGTTGAAGGGGCAGATGACGGCTCCAATGTCGTCACGGTCGATTTCGGCCGTAAGAAGTAA